In Mycobacterium stomatepiae, the following are encoded in one genomic region:
- a CDS encoding TetR/AcrR family transcriptional regulator, with the protein MTRPTDVAPARGAVSATNAESKSALTRRRILDAAAHVLSAKGYAGLRLNDVAAQAELQAPAIYYYYPSRDDLIEEVMWAGIADMREHVIAMLDGLPSDVSALDRLLAAVEAHLRHELEISDYTTAAIRNAGQVPQAIRKRQILEEQRYGEIWRRLINDMARSGALRADLDLYLAQMLVLGALNWAVEWWDPRRGSLDTVVANAQSFVRHGLAETSVG; encoded by the coding sequence ATGACCAGGCCGACCGACGTAGCTCCCGCACGGGGGGCGGTGTCCGCCACCAACGCCGAGTCCAAATCGGCGCTGACCAGACGGCGGATCCTGGACGCGGCCGCCCACGTCTTGAGCGCCAAAGGGTACGCCGGATTACGCCTGAACGACGTCGCGGCGCAGGCCGAGCTGCAGGCACCGGCGATCTATTACTACTACCCCTCCCGCGATGACCTCATCGAGGAGGTGATGTGGGCCGGCATCGCCGACATGCGCGAACACGTCATCGCCATGCTGGACGGCTTGCCAAGCGACGTCTCGGCGCTGGATCGGTTGCTCGCCGCGGTCGAGGCTCACCTGCGACACGAACTCGAGATCTCGGACTACACCACCGCGGCCATCCGCAACGCCGGCCAGGTGCCGCAGGCGATCCGCAAGCGTCAGATCCTCGAAGAACAACGCTACGGCGAAATCTGGCGGCGACTGATCAACGACATGGCGCGCTCGGGTGCCTTGCGGGCCGACCTCGATTTGTACCTGGCGCAGATGCTCGTGTTGGGTGCGTTGAACTGGGCAGTGGAATGGTGGGACCCGCGGCGCGGCTCGCTGGACACCGTGGTCGCCAACGCACAGTCATTCGTCCGGCATGGCCTCGCCGAGACATCGGTCGGCTGA
- a CDS encoding acyl-CoA dehydrogenase family protein: MRRTLYGPDHEAYRETVREFLAREVVPHQHDWDHNRQIDRNVFTSAAKAGVYALEIGERYGGAGEHDYRYRMVVCEEIAKVNALSFGLTVSLQNDLVLHYLLDLTNEEQKQRWLPGFASGELIGALAMTEPGAGSDLRGIRTTAQRDGDNWILNGQKTFISSGIMADLVVVAARTNPEGGSRGFSLFIVERDTPGFRRGRQLDKIGLPAQDTAELFFDDALVPGDNLLGEEGRGLQYLMSHLPRERLGVVAQAIATTRAIYEQTVEYCRQRNAFGQPLTALQHIRFELADIATELDITEAYVDKSVEAFNAGELSPVDAAKGKWYVSELQRRVIDRCLQLHGGYGYMVEYPVARAYLDTRAQTIYGGTTEIMKELIGREIAG; this comes from the coding sequence GTGCGCCGCACCCTGTATGGCCCCGATCACGAGGCGTACCGAGAGACCGTCCGAGAATTCCTGGCTCGGGAAGTGGTTCCCCACCAGCATGATTGGGATCACAACCGCCAGATCGATCGGAACGTGTTCACCAGCGCCGCCAAGGCGGGTGTCTACGCACTGGAAATCGGGGAGCGCTACGGCGGCGCCGGCGAACACGACTACCGCTACCGCATGGTGGTCTGCGAGGAAATCGCGAAGGTCAATGCCCTCTCGTTCGGCCTGACTGTCAGCCTTCAAAACGATCTGGTGCTGCACTACCTGCTTGACCTCACCAACGAAGAGCAGAAGCAACGGTGGCTGCCTGGCTTCGCCTCCGGCGAGCTGATCGGCGCCCTCGCGATGACCGAACCGGGCGCCGGCAGCGATCTCAGAGGAATTCGCACCACCGCCCAGCGCGACGGCGACAACTGGATCCTCAACGGCCAGAAGACCTTTATCTCCAGCGGGATCATGGCCGACCTCGTCGTGGTCGCCGCACGGACCAACCCGGAGGGCGGCTCCCGCGGCTTCAGCTTGTTTATCGTCGAACGCGACACACCCGGGTTCCGACGCGGACGTCAGCTCGACAAAATTGGACTGCCCGCACAAGACACCGCCGAGCTGTTCTTCGACGACGCGCTGGTCCCCGGCGACAACCTGCTGGGCGAAGAAGGCCGTGGGCTGCAATATCTCATGAGCCATCTGCCGCGCGAGCGCCTCGGCGTCGTTGCCCAAGCCATCGCAACCACGCGCGCGATCTACGAGCAAACGGTCGAGTACTGCCGGCAACGCAACGCGTTCGGCCAGCCACTCACTGCGTTGCAACACATCCGCTTTGAACTCGCCGACATCGCCACCGAGCTCGACATCACCGAGGCATACGTCGACAAATCGGTTGAGGCGTTCAATGCGGGCGAACTCTCCCCCGTCGACGCCGCGAAGGGCAAGTGGTACGTCAGCGAGCTGCAGCGCCGCGTTATCGACCGATGCCTGCAACTGCACGGTGGCTACGGGTACATGGTCGAGTATCCGGTCGCCCGGGCCTATCTCGACACCCGGGCCCAGACCATCTATGGCGGGACTACCGAAATCATGAAAGAACTCATCGGGCGCGAGATCGCCGGCTAG